A genomic region of Caulobacter sp. NIBR2454 contains the following coding sequences:
- a CDS encoding DMT family transporter, producing MLWIPITVGAAALQVARNAAQRSVMTGAGPWGATLVRFLFGLPFALVFVGVLWLLTPGARFHPSASFFTACAAGAALQMAATASMLTAMHRSSFALGTAMQQSGLPFALVWGVLFFGDHVGPVVWLGGAIATVGLTALSWPRDGGVHMQRGALLFGLGSGAMFALSANFFRQGALALEPAHPVLSAFATVAVVQAIQTVSLTSWLLATNRTAVIAVIAAWRRSLGAGFCGAAASGLWFTAMALSPVGPVRAVGVVEMPIAALVGRRLFAERLSLWQWGCGALTALGVALAATG from the coding sequence ATGCTCTGGATTCCCATAACCGTGGGCGCGGCGGCCCTGCAGGTCGCCCGCAACGCCGCGCAACGCTCGGTCATGACCGGAGCGGGGCCATGGGGCGCCACGCTGGTGCGTTTCCTGTTCGGCCTGCCGTTCGCGCTGGTCTTTGTCGGCGTGCTCTGGCTGCTGACGCCGGGCGCGCGGTTCCACCCCTCCGCTTCGTTCTTCACCGCCTGCGCGGCGGGGGCGGCGCTGCAGATGGCGGCGACGGCCTCGATGCTGACGGCCATGCACCGCTCTTCCTTCGCCCTGGGAACGGCCATGCAGCAAAGCGGGCTGCCGTTCGCCCTGGTGTGGGGCGTGCTGTTCTTTGGCGACCATGTAGGGCCGGTCGTCTGGTTGGGCGGGGCCATCGCCACCGTGGGGCTTACGGCGCTGTCCTGGCCGCGCGACGGTGGTGTGCATATGCAGCGTGGGGCGTTGCTGTTCGGCCTGGGGTCGGGGGCCATGTTCGCGCTGAGCGCCAATTTCTTTCGGCAGGGGGCGCTGGCCCTGGAGCCGGCGCATCCAGTCCTGTCGGCCTTCGCCACCGTGGCCGTGGTGCAGGCGATTCAGACGGTGAGCCTGACCTCCTGGCTGCTGGCCACCAACCGAACGGCGGTGATCGCCGTGATCGCGGCCTGGCGTCGCTCGTTGGGCGCGGGGTTTTGCGGCGCGGCGGCGTCGGGCCTGTGGTTCACGGCCATGGCGCTCAGTCCCGTGGGGCCGGTGAGGGCGGTGGGCGTGGTCGAGATGCCTATCGCGGCGCTGGTTGGACGACGCCTGTTCGCTGAACGGCTGAGCTTGTGGCAGTGGGGCTGCGGCGCGCTGACGGCCCTGGGGGTAGCGCTCGCAGCGACGGGATGA
- a CDS encoding 2-isopropylmalate synthase: MTAPVSSVKRDQVIIFDTTMRDGEQSPGASMSLEEKLELAKIMEEMGVDVIEAGFPIASNGDFEAVREVSKLVTESVIAGLARAAAADIERCAEAIRPAKRGRIHTFLSTSPQHRDHILRMSIEDVIDATTKSVTMARNLCGDVEWSAQDATRTERDVLRRCVEAAIKAGATTINIPDTVGYTYPDEYAAIFRDLIENVPRADAVIFSAHCHNDLGLATANSLAALAGGARQIECAINGIGERAGNTALEEVVMALKVRGQTLPYETRIDPVHITRASRYVSAITGFPVQYNKAIVGKNAFAHESGIHQDGMLKNAETYEIMRPEDVGQGATNLVMGKHSGRHAFREKLKALGYELGQNALNDAFTRFKELADKKKHVFDDDIVALVDDALARGSEKIKVERLRVVAGTDGQSAELTLDVDGEVRTAEATGDGPVDAVFNAIHEIVPHSAALRLFQVHAVTEGTDAQAQVSVRLEEDGRIATGQAADTDTLTASAKAYVNALNNLFARREKARPETAIASGF, from the coding sequence ATGACCGCCCCCGTATCGAGCGTAAAGCGCGACCAAGTCATCATCTTCGACACCACCATGCGTGACGGCGAGCAATCGCCCGGCGCGTCCATGTCGCTGGAAGAGAAGCTGGAGCTGGCCAAGATCATGGAGGAGATGGGCGTCGATGTGATCGAGGCCGGCTTCCCCATCGCCTCCAACGGCGACTTCGAGGCGGTTCGCGAGGTCTCCAAGCTGGTGACCGAGAGCGTCATCGCCGGCCTGGCTCGCGCCGCCGCCGCCGACATCGAGCGCTGCGCCGAGGCGATCCGCCCGGCCAAGCGTGGCCGCATCCACACCTTCCTGTCCACCAGCCCGCAGCACCGCGACCATATCCTGCGCATGTCGATCGAGGACGTGATCGATGCGACGACCAAGTCGGTGACCATGGCCCGCAACCTGTGCGGCGACGTGGAATGGTCGGCCCAGGACGCCACCCGCACCGAGCGCGACGTGCTGCGCCGCTGCGTCGAGGCGGCGATCAAGGCCGGGGCGACGACGATCAACATCCCCGACACCGTCGGCTATACCTATCCGGATGAGTACGCGGCGATCTTCCGCGACCTGATCGAGAACGTGCCGAGGGCCGACGCGGTGATCTTCTCGGCCCACTGCCATAACGACCTGGGCCTGGCGACGGCCAACAGCCTGGCGGCCCTGGCCGGCGGCGCGCGCCAGATCGAGTGCGCCATTAATGGCATCGGCGAGCGCGCCGGCAATACCGCTCTGGAAGAGGTGGTCATGGCCCTGAAGGTCCGTGGCCAGACCCTGCCATACGAGACCCGCATCGATCCGGTGCATATCACCCGCGCCAGCCGCTATGTCTCGGCGATCACGGGCTTTCCGGTGCAGTACAACAAGGCCATCGTCGGCAAGAACGCCTTCGCCCACGAGAGCGGCATCCACCAGGACGGGATGCTGAAGAACGCCGAGACCTACGAAATCATGCGTCCCGAGGACGTGGGGCAGGGCGCCACCAACCTGGTGATGGGCAAGCATTCCGGCCGTCACGCCTTCCGCGAGAAGCTGAAGGCCCTGGGTTACGAGCTGGGCCAGAACGCCCTGAACGACGCCTTCACGCGGTTCAAGGAACTGGCCGACAAGAAGAAGCACGTCTTCGACGACGACATCGTCGCCCTGGTGGATGACGCCCTGGCGCGCGGCTCGGAGAAGATCAAGGTCGAGCGCCTGCGCGTGGTGGCCGGCACCGACGGCCAGTCGGCCGAGCTGACCCTGGACGTGGACGGCGAAGTCAGGACCGCCGAAGCCACCGGCGACGGCCCGGTGGATGCGGTGTTCAACGCCATCCACGAGATCGTGCCGCACAGCGCCGCCCTGCGCCTGTTCCAGGTTCACGCGGTGACCGAGGGGACGGACGCCCAGGCCCAGGTCTCGGTGCGTCTGGAGGAGGATGGCCGCATCGCCACGGGCCAGGCCGCCGACACCGACACCCTGACCGCCTCGGCCAAGGCCTATGTGAACGCCCTGAACAACCTGTTCGCGCGGCGTGAGAAGGCGCGGCCCGAAACGGCCATCGCCAGCGGCTTCTAG
- a CDS encoding helix-turn-helix transcriptional regulator — MQSSVGDQIRNWRQRRRLSQLDLALEAEISTRHLSFMETGRAQPSRDMVLRLAGCLEVPMRERNALLVAAGFAPVFSERNLDDPAMAAARRAVERILEGHAPYPAIAVDRAWNLVSANAAVALLMQVDDPVLLEPPVNVLRLSLHPRGVAPRVINYGEWRAHVLERLRRQIEVSGDQGLVELHDELAAYPAPAPSLHRAPASDFGGVAVPLLIETEAGVLSFISTITVFGTPVDITLSELAIESFFPADAQTAETLRRLHPVSPARGS, encoded by the coding sequence ATGCAGTCCTCTGTCGGCGACCAGATCCGCAACTGGCGTCAGCGCCGCCGCCTCAGCCAGCTCGACCTGGCCCTTGAGGCCGAGATATCCACCCGCCACCTCAGCTTCATGGAGACGGGCCGCGCCCAGCCCAGCCGCGACATGGTTCTGCGCCTGGCCGGCTGCCTTGAGGTCCCCATGCGCGAGCGCAACGCCCTGCTGGTCGCCGCCGGATTCGCTCCCGTCTTCTCCGAGCGGAACTTGGACGACCCCGCCATGGCTGCGGCGCGGCGGGCGGTCGAGCGGATTCTGGAGGGGCACGCCCCTTATCCCGCCATCGCGGTCGATCGAGCCTGGAACCTGGTCTCAGCCAACGCCGCCGTCGCCCTGTTGATGCAGGTGGACGATCCTGTCCTGCTGGAGCCGCCCGTGAATGTCCTGCGGCTCAGCCTGCACCCGCGCGGTGTCGCGCCACGTGTCATCAACTACGGCGAGTGGCGCGCGCATGTCCTGGAGCGCCTGCGGCGTCAGATCGAGGTCAGCGGCGACCAGGGCTTGGTCGAACTGCACGACGAACTGGCCGCCTACCCCGCCCCGGCGCCCTCGCTTCATAGGGCGCCGGCCAGCGACTTCGGGGGCGTGGCCGTGCCCCTGTTGATCGAAACCGAGGCGGGCGTGCTGTCGTTCATCAGCACCATCACCGTGTTCGGCACGCCGGTGGACATCACCCTGTCGGAGCTGGCGATCGAGTCCTTCTTCCCCGCTGACGCCCAGACGGCCGAAACTCTGCGCCGGCTACACCCCGTCAGTCCTGCTCGCGGCTCTTGA
- a CDS encoding TVP38/TMEM64 family protein: MRRLIDFVMNMDARAWRALAVSFVLFGGVGVVFLFGASVLGFSGEATVEQWMGSAHGIWGLPVAVFAFAALAFLGVPQFVLIAAAVVAFGAWTGFAYSWIGTMVSAVVGFWLGRLFGGRLLRDIPGDGVKGFMRLIGRNGFLASLIVRLVPSAPFIVVNMAAGVTPMRFWHFLVGTGIGIIPKIALTAFAGNSIVQAMQGGGMRHVGLLIGVAALWIALGWAARRWLKSREQD, from the coding sequence ATGCGCCGCCTGATCGACTTCGTAATGAACATGGACGCCCGCGCCTGGCGGGCGCTGGCGGTGTCCTTCGTCCTGTTCGGCGGCGTGGGCGTGGTTTTCCTGTTCGGGGCGTCGGTGCTGGGATTCTCCGGCGAGGCTACGGTCGAGCAGTGGATGGGTTCGGCCCATGGGATCTGGGGCCTGCCGGTGGCGGTGTTCGCCTTCGCGGCGCTGGCCTTCCTGGGGGTGCCGCAGTTTGTGCTGATCGCCGCGGCGGTCGTGGCTTTCGGCGCCTGGACCGGTTTCGCCTATAGCTGGATCGGCACCATGGTCAGCGCCGTGGTCGGTTTCTGGCTGGGGCGGCTGTTCGGCGGGCGTCTGTTGCGCGACATCCCGGGAGACGGGGTGAAGGGGTTCATGCGCCTGATCGGGCGTAACGGGTTCCTGGCCAGCCTGATCGTGCGGCTGGTGCCGTCGGCGCCGTTCATCGTCGTCAACATGGCGGCGGGTGTCACGCCGATGCGGTTCTGGCACTTTCTGGTCGGGACGGGGATCGGGATCATCCCGAAGATCGCCCTGACCGCTTTCGCCGGCAATTCCATCGTCCAGGCGATGCAGGGCGGCGGCATGCGCCATGTGGGGCTGCTGATCGGGGTGGCCGCCCTGTGGATCGCCCTGGGCTGGGCGGCGCGCCGCTGGCTCAAGAGCCGCGAGCAGGACTGA